The DNA region GGCACCATGTCCGTGAATCAATCATCCAGAAAAACGGTCCTCGTTGTCGCTAGAAAGGCCGGATTGCCCAAGGGAGCCACTTGCCATACGTTCCCCGACTCCTTCGCTACGCATATTCTTAACGGCAGCTACGATATGGGGACGCTGCAAGAGCTTGTTGGGCACAACGACGTCAAGACGACGGCGATCTGGAGGCATCTGGTGAACCGGGGCGGCAAAGGTGTAAAGAGCCCGTCTGACAAGTTGTAGGTGGAGGTTGTCGGGTGTCTTGCATAGAAACCCTATGTCCGCCCTTACAGTCCGCTGCAGGTGGCATAACCATGGGCGGTGGCAGGCCTTTTTCAGATTTCATCATGGGCGTGTCATACAGCAGTCTTGGACGAGTAGGGATACTATGACGAAAGTACACGAACATTGTTAGGGCGGCCAGAGGGGAAAGGATTTTCATCGCAGATACACTCTGCAGGCGGCCCCACAGAGGAGGTGTTAAAGGGAGTGTCCGTCCACTGTTAGGAGGCAAGCCGCCTGTCCCGCGGAAGGCGCTTTGGTGTTGGCAACCCAGCCCCCTAACCCCTATTCCACCCGACGCGCTACCGCGCGGACGGCGAAGGCGAGTCACGCGTAGAGAGGGAGTCTGATCGCCAAGGCGGTGACGCCGCATCCGCGCGCAGGTGAATTAGGCCGTTGGCCGTCGAACTAATGCGCTCCCAGTGCACTGAAAGGAGGCAAGTCAGATCATGAATCCACGCACCCTCTTCGCCCGGAAGCCAGACATAAGAACACTCACCGAATCACTTCATTTTCGAGGACTCATTGTGGCGTTAAGTCACTCCAGCAGGGATGTTCGCGAAGCGGCCGCCGCGGCACTAGCTGAGTTGGTGCCAAAGATGGACGAGATACCAATAGCAAAGCTTGTGGAGTATGGTTTGGGTCCTTTCGTCGTCTTAATGGCAGAACTCATGGACGAAGGCACATGGGAAGGCATGCGGCACGATCCAAATAGATGGAAGGCGTTGTTTCTTGACAATAGGTGGTGGTTCCTGTAATAAGCCAGTGTTTTTGAACGGGCTGGTCATTATGATTGGTTGAAGTTACTCCTCGGACAGAAGTTTATCCTTGAGAAAACACAAAAGGATTCAGAAATGTGATGAAAGAATTTGCAAGAAAAGAGGACTCGCGTCTCATGGATGTGACAAGGGAGGAAAACATGGATCGCTCTTTGATTCTTGACTGCTTTACCAAGAACCGAGAGGGCCTGACAAATCATTCTAGCGGACGGCGTAAACGCCGCCGCTGAATTTGGTGGTTAGGCAGGCAAGAGAACTCCAGGTTTTCAAAGTGGAATACCATAACTTTACTCCGTGAGGGCCAGGTCATCAGAGGGACCCATGAGGTTGAGCGATTCCTTGGGGAAGGCGCTTTCGCCGAAGTTTATCGCGTGAAGCATCGGTTTCTCGGACGGCAGGCTTTGAAGCTTCTGAAGATCATAGGGATGAGCATAAGCGAGGTTGAGCAGTATCTCGAAGAAGCTATCATCCTCTCTCGGATCGGTCATCCCAACATCATCAGGGTGTTCGATGCCAACGTCACCGAGACATCAAGAGGCATATGCGGATTCTTTACCATGGAATATATCGCTGGAGGAAGCCTTGAACAATGCTGGCGGTCACATGGTAGTCAGTTCGTACCTGTGGAAACTGCCGTCGAGATCATATGCCAGGCATGTCGGGGCATAGCCGTTGCCCACAGCGAAAAGCCACCAATCATCCATCGGGACATCACACCTCAGAACATCCTTGTGGGCTACGACGCCGGTGGACTCCGCGTACGAGTGAGCGATTTTGGACTGGCAAAGCGAGTCAATCCCCTTACCCTCATGGCGAGCGCCAAGGGAACACGCTGCTTCAAACCCCCTGAGGTCTTCCGGGACTTCCAGAGCGACTCCTGCCCTGGGGATGTGTGGGCTCTCGGCTCGACTTTGTATCTTCTCCTTACAGACCGTTTACCGTTCTCGGACCTCGGAGACATGGACCTGTTCGACGGAAAATGTTTTGAACGGCCGATGATTCCGCCCAGCAGGCTCAATTTCCAAGTTGACCCAGTGCTCGATCAAATTGCCTACAAGGCGCTTGCACTAAGACCGCAGGAGAGATATCCGAACGCCAAGGAATTCCTGGATGACCTCTCCAAGTGGAAGCCCGCACTTCCGCGCAAAACTAAACGGCGACCGAAGGACCAAGTCCCATCAGACATGTCAAAAAGTGCTCTCGGAACCTATTCGTCGCCAAACCAGACCCTAGGTGAGAATATGGCTCGACATGCTATCAATCTAGCCGGGGGGGCTGGAAAACTATCAGAAGCCGCAGACTTGATGGAAGAGGCGTTCAACAAATGGCCCGATCTGAGGAAACGGTACGAGGGGCAAGTGAAGTTATGGAGGAGAGGGATCTCTATGTAAGTGCAATGACTTTAGGAGGTGGCTTCAATCATGAACTATAAGAATGGGAACCAATCTAAATTCGGTGGATCATGCCCAGCTCTTTTTGAAGCGGTACACCCCGAGGTGTACCGGCGCAATGCGTTCCGAATCATGGGGTTATCTGTTGAGGCAACCCCGCGTGAAATCACACAACGCGCCCAGAGAATCCAAATGATGCAGAGGTACAACGCAGAGGCGACGCCGAAAACCCCTCTTGCCCTCGATCCTCCGCCAGACGAAAACGCCGTGCGGAAAGCTGTTCACAAGCTGCATGACCCCGAGAAACGGCAGATTGATGAGTCTTTCTCGTTCTGGCCGCACCAACTGGGCCAGAGCAAGACCGATCAAGCACTCGCGCTCCTAAGCGAAAACGACATTGATGGTGCTGCCGAACAGTGGCGTCAGATGGAGAAGTCCAGCGAGGCCTGTGTGTCAATGCATAACCTGGCGGTCCTGTTCCATTGTCTCGCTCTGGACTTGGAGCAAGTGGCGCTCAGCCGGAAACTGCACCAGAAGGAACTCGCAGTAGTGGGAAAGTACTGGGCCGACGCGTTCTCACGCTGGAAGGCGCTGTTGGACCACGAACCGTTCTGGAGTCGGTTGACCGCAAGAATCCGTGCCCTTGAAGACCCGAGGCTGACGACAGGTTTAGCTAGACGCATCCGCGCTTCCTTGCCGCTCGGTTGTCTCTCCATAAACGCGGCTCTCGCCGTCCGTTATGCCGAGGCAGGGAATCTCGAAGCGGTCAGGCGGCAATTGAAGATCATGAGATTGTGGGGAGATTCGGGCCTGAGCCAAAGGGCACTGAGGCAGGCCTGTGAGCCCATCCGGAAGCGGATTAACTCGATTTGCATGGACCGGGAGAAAAGGGCGGACAGGGAACCCACTCGTGCCGATAAGACTACGAGGGAAGTCATCGAACAGACACAACCACTGCTTGCAATTCTTGATGCTCTTCTGCCTGCAGGTGACGCCATGCGAGAAGCCGCCCACGACGAGGACGCTACTTGTGCATTACATTGCCAGGTTGCTTACGCCAACAAGGCTGAGAACTGGAGGGTCTCCCTCAAGCTTCTTGAGCTGGCACTCCCTATCGCCGTCGGAAAAGCCGCGCGAGACCGCATAAGCGAGAATATGGACATTGTTAGAAACAACCTTGCTTACCCTACCTGCTGGTTCTGCCAACAAAACCCTGCGGAGGATGAAGCATCCATAGAGGTCAAGATGTATGGTGATGTGAACCGAATACCCACACGGCTAGGAGTTCAGATTACATGGCGACATTGTAGTGTCAAGGTTCCTCGGTGCTTGGAATGCAAGAAAGCCCATTCAAAGAAAGACTTCGCCATTGGAGGTGCGATAGTGCGTGCACTGGTGGGCACTGCGATTTTTCCCCTCATTGGAACTCTTGCGGGCTGCTGGGTTGGTTACCTAATCGGAAAGAACCTCGACAAATCGCGCATACCAAAGGGCGTGAAGCCGGAATCTGCCAAGAGCGAGTTCCCGAGTGTGAAGAGACTTCTAAGTCAAGGCTGGCAGTTTGGTGAGGGGCCCAGCACATAGTAAGGAGAGGCATGAATGACTTTCTTGGGTGCCATCAGACAGCTTTGCTTTCCGCGCGCATTCCGCATCGCGGCATCGCCGTGGCCAGCTAACCTTGAACAACTTCTGTTGCGGCTCCAGCAGACAATGCGCGAAGGACACGGATCAGCCCTGGTTGAACAGGAGCCCCGATTGCTCGCGGACATCGCCAGCGGCCTCTGGCGACTGAGGCAGAAAATGGTTAATCCCGGGACCAACAGACCGCTCGACGGAATGCAGCGCCCCTTCCGTCACCTTGAGTCCGTATGGGATGCTCTCATTCAAGCGGGGGCGCAGATTCTGCATCATACAGACAAACCTTTCGATCCCGGCATGTCGCTCAAAGTCATCTCTTTTCAGCCTGCCCCGGGGCTAGAGCGCGAGCGAGTTATCGAGACGATCAAACCGACGATCTACTTTAGAGGTAGACAAATTCACATGGGCGAAGTCATTGTCGGAACTCCGGAGAGGCACGAAACGCGACCTGGAATCTCCAATGACCCGCTTGAAAAAGAATAGGAGGAAAGGCAAATGGAGCGAGAAACAATTGATTTTGGAATTGATCTGGGTACGACCAACAGCGAAATCGCCGTTCTGAAAGGCACGGAGGTTGAGGTATTCAGGAACAATGAGAGGTTTGAATACACACCATCGGCGGTGTGGATTGACCAAAAAGCTCGCTTGTGGGTCGGGCGGCAGGCCAAGGAGCGATTGGAGGATGACCCCGAGAACGCCTCCTGCGAGTTCAAACTGCAGATGGGAACAGGAGAGGAAATGGTATTCAGCCGAAGCGGCAGGCGGATGAAACCCGAGGAACTTTCCGCGGAAGTTCTGAAGGAACTTCGGAAGATCGTGAAGCAGCGAACAGGAGAAGACATAGAAGCCGCTGTCATAACCGTCCCGGCGGCATTTGAACTCCCGCAAACTGACGCCACGAAACGCGCGGCGCAGTTGGCCGGTTTAAGGCAAAGTCCTCTTGTTCAGGAACCGGTAGCTGCGGCCTTAGCCTATGGCTTTCAAAGCGTCAGCGACAAGGTGTTCTGGCTTGTTTACGACTTCGGCGGAGGCACCTTCGACGCTGCCGTGATCCAGGTGCCTGATGGCGTCATTGAAGTTGTGAATCATGGCGGCGATTATCACCTCGGCGGCAAACTGATCGACTGGGCAATTGTTGATGAGTTGCTTATTCCTGCCGTTACCCGTGAGTACCGGTTGTCGGACTTCCGACGGGGCAACCCCAAGTGGCGGTCAGCCATTGCCAAACTGAAGCTAAATGCGGAAGAGGCCAAAATCAGGGTATCGGGTAGCGACTCGACAGAGATCATTATTGACTTCCTTTCTAAAGACGACAATGGACAGCCGGTAAGCTTCGAGTACGAACTCATGAGGAAAGATGTAGAACGGCTGGCTGAACCACTCATTCTACGTTCGATCAACATTTGTAAGAAGGTGCTTGCCGAGAAACGGCTTGACAAGAGCGATGTGGAGAAGATCATCCTTGTTGGTGGACCAACCATGATGCCGTACCTGCGGGCTATGCTGTCAGACGGCTTGGGGATCCCGCTTGACCTCCGGGTTGATCCTTTGACCGTGGTAGCACGGGGCGCTGCCGTGTTCGCAGGAACACAGCGGCTCAACGTGGGTCCACCTAAGCCGGTAGCTGAGGGGCAGTTGGGCATCGAACTCGAATACAAGCCCATGGGGCCCGACACGGATCCACTAGTGGGTGGGAAGGTAGTCTCCACGCAAGTCAGGGACTTTTCCGGTTTCACGGGCGAGTTCATCAATGCCAGCGCAATCCCGTCTTGGCGAAGCGGAAGAATCGGGCTCAGTCCAGACGGATGCTTTGTGACGAACGTGTGGGCCGAGAAAGGACATCCCAACACTTTTAAGATTGAGCTATGGGATCCGACGGGTCGCCGCATCAAAACCATGCCGGACAGTTTCACGTACACTTTCGGAATGGTCATCACCGACCAAGCGTTGATTCACTCAGTCGGAGTCGCAACGGCCAGTAACGAAATGCGTTGGTTCTTTGAAAAAGGATCGTCGCTCCCGCTTCGCCGAAAAGAGGTGTTGAAGACGGCATTTGCAGTGCATCAAGGCAAGGCAGGCGACGTGATCCGCATCCCCGCGATGGAGGGGGAGAACCGAAGGGCAGACCGGAATCACAAGATAGGAGTGCTCGAGGTTCATGCCCACGAAGTCAAGCGAGACGTTCCGGTGGGTAGCGACGTTGAGGTGACGATTGAGATTGACGAGTCCCGTCTGCCTCGTGTGAAGGCCTACATTCCCATCCTTGATGAGGAATATGAGAAGGTTATGAAACTGGGATACGACAGGATCGACCCATCGAGCGTGAAGAAGGACTTTGATCATGAGAAGAAGCGGCTGGAGGAGATTCGGAGAAAGAGCAAGGAGACTCAAGATCCCCTCGCTCAGGAGATTCTCGACCGGATAGATCGAGAATGCATGGTCAACGAGGTCGAGGCGAGTCTGGCGGCGGCTTCGGCAGACACCGATGCTGCGAAAAAGGCCGAGAATCGTCTCTGCGACCTAAAGGTAGCCTTGGACCAAGCAGAGGAGGCAGTTGAATGGCCTGCCTTGGTTAAGGAAGCCGAGAAGCTTATTTCTGCGTCAAAAGAGGCAGTGCGCGAACACGGAGACAGCGCAGACATGCGCACGCTAGAGAACCATGAGGCTGAAGTTCAGAAAGCTATCCAGACTCATGATGCGGATATCCTCCGTAAGAAAGTGGATGATATGAGAGTTTTTGTCATCCGAGTTCTCGACCGCAAGGGGATCGTGCAGGTCATCTGGTTCCAGGAACTCAGTGAAATGAAAACCCAGATGCGGGATCAGGCCATGGCCGAACAACTGATCTCAGAGGGCCAGAGGGCAATCAACAACAACGACATTGACGGACTACGCGCGGTGAATCGACAGTTGGCCACACTTCTGCCATCGCCTCCGCCTCCGCCGGATATCAGCACCGTGATTTAGTTACAGACAGAAGACTGAAGCAAAAATTGGTGGACAAGATTCGTGGGAGTTCAACCTATGGCTTAGCCGCACAGAGATATTATATCGACCAGCCTGCTTGGCACGCTGGTCTCCGAGGCCCTCCTCTCTAGAGCCGCCTCATTGGCGAGGAAAGGCAAGTACCCGGCCGCTGAGAGTCTGCTCAAGCAATGGCTGGACAGCGAAAAGGAAAGCCCGCGGACTTGTTGGCTCGAATTTACGCCCAGCAAGGACGATTGTCCGAGGCTGAGGCGTTTTGGAAACGAGTGCTGGAGATCGAGCCCAACAACGACTGCTACCTCGCAGGGCTTAAGCGCATAGCACAAATGCAAAGTCCTCCTTGGTGGGCAGGTGTCTTGCTGCCGATGGGCAGGGCATTGATTGCGATTCTCGCGGTCTTTCTTGTTGGGTTTGTCGTTCGGGACCAGATTCTCCATTTGCGCGAATCATTGATAGGGGACGTCGCATGGACAAAGAGTGTCAATGAACCAAAAGATACAGCTAGTATCGTGACGAATGTCCGATCTGTGCCGCAGATCTCAATTCAAATAGGGGGTGCAACCGTCAAAACCGAGCAAGACAGACTCGTGGTATTGTTCCACGAGGGATTGTTCTTGTCCGGGGCACACCTGAAGCCGGAAGCAAAGACCCTTTTGTCTCAAATAGGAAAGCAACTGCAACCTTACGGCTCAAGTATTTCTATTTGCGTAGTTGGTCACACGGACGACATTCCGGTACCCAAGGGCTGGGTCTATCAGGACAATGCGGCGTAGGGCATGGCCCGCGCTATTGCCGTTGCAAAGCACATCTTGCGCACTCCTGGACTTCCGATGAGTCTGTTTCAATTGCAAAGTGCAGGGGAGTGTCAGCCGCCATACCCCAATGATACTCAGGAAGACAGGTTCAGGAACCGGACTGTTGTTATTTGTGTTTACCCCATGGAGAATCGTTACCGAGGAGATCCGTGAAGGGCATCCAAATTC from candidate division KSB1 bacterium includes:
- a CDS encoding serine/threonine protein kinase; this encodes MRGTHEVERFLGEGAFAEVYRVKHRFLGRQALKLLKIIGMSISEVEQYLEEAIILSRIGHPNIIRVFDANVTETSRGICGFFTMEYIAGGSLEQCWRSHGSQFVPVETAVEIICQACRGIAVAHSEKPPIIHRDITPQNILVGYDAGGLRVRVSDFGLAKRVNPLTLMASAKGTRCFKPPEVFRDFQSDSCPGDVWALGSTLYLLLTDRLPFSDLGDMDLFDGKCFERPMIPPSRLNFQVDPVLDQIAYKALALRPQERYPNAKEFLDDLSKWKPALPRKTKRRPKDQVPSDMSKSALGTYSSPNQTLGENMARHAINLAGGAGKLSEAADLMEEAFNKWPDLRKRYEGQVKLWRRGISM
- a CDS encoding tyrosine-type recombinase/integrase — its product is MSVNQSSRKTVLVVARKAGLPKGATCHTFPDSFATHILNGSYDMGTLQELVGHNDVKTTAIWRHLVNRGGKGVKSPSDKL
- a CDS encoding Hsp70 family protein; translated protein: MERETIDFGIDLGTTNSEIAVLKGTEVEVFRNNERFEYTPSAVWIDQKARLWVGRQAKERLEDDPENASCEFKLQMGTGEEMVFSRSGRRMKPEELSAEVLKELRKIVKQRTGEDIEAAVITVPAAFELPQTDATKRAAQLAGLRQSPLVQEPVAAALAYGFQSVSDKVFWLVYDFGGGTFDAAVIQVPDGVIEVVNHGGDYHLGGKLIDWAIVDELLIPAVTREYRLSDFRRGNPKWRSAIAKLKLNAEEAKIRVSGSDSTEIIIDFLSKDDNGQPVSFEYELMRKDVERLAEPLILRSINICKKVLAEKRLDKSDVEKIILVGGPTMMPYLRAMLSDGLGIPLDLRVDPLTVVARGAAVFAGTQRLNVGPPKPVAEGQLGIELEYKPMGPDTDPLVGGKVVSTQVRDFSGFTGEFINASAIPSWRSGRIGLSPDGCFVTNVWAEKGHPNTFKIELWDPTGRRIKTMPDSFTYTFGMVITDQALIHSVGVATASNEMRWFFEKGSSLPLRRKEVLKTAFAVHQGKAGDVIRIPAMEGENRRADRNHKIGVLEVHAHEVKRDVPVGSDVEVTIEIDESRLPRVKAYIPILDEEYEKVMKLGYDRIDPSSVKKDFDHEKKRLEEIRRKSKETQDPLAQEILDRIDRECMVNEVEASLAAASADTDAAKKAENRLCDLKVALDQAEEAVEWPALVKEAEKLISASKEAVREHGDSADMRTLENHEAEVQKAIQTHDADILRKKVDDMRVFVIRVLDRKGIVQVIWFQELSEMKTQMRDQAMAEQLISEGQRAINNNDIDGLRAVNRQLATLLPSPPPPPDISTVI